The Petrotoga miotherma DSM 10691 genome segment TGAAACTTTTCTGTACATTCTCCATCTTTTCGTTTATTTCCCCTATCGTTCCTACTACCTTGTTCGTCGATTCGTTCACTTTGTTCGTCCCTTGCGTTATGTTGGTTAGTATTTCAGATATTTCATCCGTTGCATTCCTTGATTCTTCTGCTAACTTCCTTATCTCATCCGCTACAACTGCAAATCCTCTTCCTGCTTCTCCTGCCCTTGCAGCTTCTATCGCTGCGTTTAGTGCCAACAGGTTCGTTTGTTCCGTTATCGAGTTTATCGTTTCTACTATACTTTGTACGTTCTTGGCGTTGTTTGCAAGTGTTTCTACTTCTTTTTGACTTTCTTTGGTCCTTTCTACCGCTTCTTTCACCGCTTGACTTATACTTTCTATCGTTTTGCTTCCTTCTTCTGCAGCTTTACTCGTTTCATCTGCTTCTTCACTTAGTCTTTGTGCGTCTTGGGATACACCTTGTGCAGCCCTTGCTACTTCGTCTACACCTGAGGTTACTTCTTCTACGTTTCCCGCCGTTTCTTCCGTACTTGTTTGTATCTTGTCCATCTGGTTTTTGAGTTCTTCTGAGTTCTTTCTGCTTTCTTGTGATGAGCGTGTTAGACTTTCTGATGCGTTTTCTACTTTGTCTGATGCCTGCCTTATTGACCCCATGGATCTTCTCAATTCTTTACTCATTTCTGATAGAGCATTGGCCATCTGTCCTATCTCGTCTTTGCTTTTACTTTCAAAGTTTACCGTTAAGTCTCCTTCTTTGAATTGATTTATCTTGTTTTTGAAGTCTAACAGTGGTTTCGTTATACTCCTTATTAGATAGATGACCATGATTATCGATACTACGAAGGCTACTACGGTTAAGATGGCTGTCAAGGTTATAGCCCTGTTGTTTTCTTCTATGAGTGATGGACCTAACGTGTCTTGCTGGACCTTTAATTTATTTCTTTGTTCTTCTAATAGGTTCAGTATCTCTACCCTTGCTTGCTCCATCTGCCCGATTATAGGCTCTTGG includes the following:
- a CDS encoding methyl-accepting chemotaxis protein produces the protein MSFKSIGSKITLIIITTFLLFSLSISYNIYSLINSNNALEEYKLMADHVNSFSQAEFNFFQATISLKDYTNSFEEQKASEFLSYIGSVKDDLSNLSTYNLEELQSNLTNYESLFNKLVTLNQEKDALIDEFLNLGSELENNMNGFIELSQKVGGSSSLPIYSQRILQYKNTIIDLSTQYFSSLSEGDKNNVIKEFENLDLQLSTLGYSIINQELNDAFSELTDIVASFKNTFDQIVTAIESQEPIIGQMEQARVEILNLLEEQRNKLKVQQDTLGPSLIEENNRAITLTAILTVVAFVVSIIMVIYLIRSITKPLLDFKNKINQFKEGDLTVNFESKSKDEIGQMANALSEMSKELRRSMGSIRQASDKVENASESLTRSSQESRKNSEELKNQMDKIQTSTEETAGNVEEVTSGVDEVARAAQGVSQDAQRLSEEADETSKAAEEGSKTIESISQAVKEAVERTKESQKEVETLANNAKNVQSIVETINSITEQTNLLALNAAIEAARAGEAGRGFAVVADEIRKLAEESRNATDEISEILTNITQGTNKVNESTNKVVGTIGEINEKMENVQKSFNRIKERIERMDQGIENMTASAQEQSASAQEMSTAMDRVAKAVTEIREQLERSRSVIDEQVKQAVGINEEAKELSELATELKGLVESFKI